Below is a genomic region from Actinoallomurus bryophytorum.
CGTCCTTCTTCAGCGCCTGGCTCCACTGGTCGGACAGGAACTGGACACCGTTCGCCAGCCCGGCCTGCGACATCTTCACGGTCTCGTCCCAGGCCGCCTTCACGGCCGGGTTCGATTCCATGACGAACTTGTTGCTCTGGTCGAAGTAGGTCTGGTTGCTGCCCTTTCCGGCCTCCTGCATGAGGATCGTGTTGTAGTACGTCTCAGGGCTGTCGATGAACTTCGTGTCACCGCCGACCTTCCCGGTGAACTTCTTGCCGGTGGCGATGAAGTCGTCCCAGGTGGGCCACAGCTTGGTGACGGCATCCCGGTCGGTCGGCAGTCCTGCCTTCTTGAACAGGTCGCTCCGGTAGCACAGCCCGATGCTGCCGACGTCGGTGCCCAGGCCGATGAGCTTGGAACCGTCGGGGCTCATGCCGCCCTCCCACTTCCAGGGAATGAAATTGCCCTGGAGCGAGGACGCGCCGTACTTCTTCAGGTCGACGAACTTGTCCGGCTGGGACTTGAACTTGACCATGATGCCCTCTTCGATGGCCACCACGTCGCCGGCGCCGGCGCCCGCCGCGATCCACTGCTGGAGTCGCGGCGTGTAGTCATCGAGCTTGGGCACATTGCGTTCATTGATCTTGATGTTCGGGTGCTGCGCCTCGTACTGCTTGTACAGGTCCTGGTAGCCGAAGGTGCCGAAGTCGTCGACGTTCAGCGTGATCTTCTGATCGGCCCCTCCGTCGCTTTTCGTGTCGTCCCCCGCGCATGCCGTTGCCGCCGCAAGCGTGGCGGACAGCATCATCGCCAGGGCTATCCGCCCGCGATGTCTGATGACCCTCATGACGAACCCCTCTCAGGTCGTCTCCAATAGCCGGGTTCATGGCCGCCGGGCTCCGCGGGCCCGGCGCCCGTGGGAGCGCTCCCACGCAGCGAAGCCGTGTGAGGTATCAGGTGTCAAGTGTTCGAAACCGCTTCGTTACACGATGGCCACATCGCCCTGGCGTTCCGGGCACATGACACGCTCGGGGCATGAGGCTGACGGAGGAGGCCGCCCGCGAGCGCCTGACCTCGGCAACCGTCCTCCGGCTGGCGTCCACGGACGCGGCCGGCCGGCCGCATCTGGTCGTGGTGACCTTCGCGATCGAGGGCGATCACATCTTCACGGCGGTCGACGCCAAACCGAAGCGCACGCGTGACCTGAAACGTCTCCGCAACATCCGCGCCGACCCGCGCGTGGCCGTCCTGGCCGACCACTACGAGGACGACTGGACCCACCTGTGGTGGGTACGCGCCGACGCGACCGCCGAGATCATCGAGGACCCGGCCGCGATGGCACGGCCCATCTCGCTGCTCCGCGAGCGCTACCGCCAGTACCGCGAGACACCGCCGGAGGGGCCGGTCATCGCCCTCACGGTCGAACGCTGGACCGGCTGGGCGTACGAGGGCTAGACCGCCAGCAGCGCGCGGACCTGGCCGGGGTCGCGGAACACCTCGGCCCGCATCCCGGCCTCGCGTGCGGCGAGCACGTTGGCCTCGTTGTCGTCGATGAACAGGCAGTCCTGCGGCTCGACGCCGAGGCGGCCGGCCACGATCTCGTACGCCTCGCGGTCCGGCTTGGCCACGCCGGTCTCACACGAGTAGGCCAGCACCTTGAAGTGCGCGAGCCACGCGCCGTGGCGTGCCTCGAAGATCGGCACCAGGTCGGCGACGATGTTGGAGAGCAGGCCGAGCGTGCGTCCGCCGGCGGCCAGCTCGCCGACCAGTTCGACCATTGCCGGGTCCATGTTGGTCCAGCTGTCCATGTCGGCCTCCACCAGCCGCCGGACCGTAGCGTCGTCGAACCGCACGTCAAGCCGGCCCGCCACCGCGGCCCAGTAGTCCGTCGCGGACTGCCCGGCGTCGTACGGCTTGCGCAGCGCCCAGTAGGCCTCCCAGAACGGCCCCGCGTCCACGCCGGCGATCAGCTCGATCCTGGCGACGTCCTCGGGCTTCTGGGTCGACGCGATGACGCCGAACAGGTCGAACACGATCGCGCGCGGCATGGGTTCCCTTCGGGCGAAGCGGTCGGCGGGGCCGGGACGAGCGTACAAGCAGGGCGTACGACGCCGGCCGGGCGCCGCTGATGATCCGCGACCCTGGAGCGAAACGATTGCGTACTCTTCCGCGGATCACGCTAGTGTACGGAACGGTTTCGTTTCGATGGAGGAGACATGACACCGACGACAACGCGTGGGCGCGGCGAGGAACGGGAGGACGCGATCCTGCTGGCCACGCTCGCGCTGCTGGCCGAGGTCGGCTACGACCAGGTGACCATGGACGCGGTGGCCAAGCGCGCCGGCGCCAGCAAGGCCACGATCTACCGCAGGTGGCAGGGCAAGGCCGAACTCGTCGTCACGGCCGTCAAACGGCACGCGGGAAGTCCGGTGATGACGCCGCCCGACACCGGGAACCTGCGTCAGGATCTGCTGGCCGTGCTGGGTGTGATGCGGTCCAGTCTCACCGGGCAGGACGCCGCGCTCATCCTCGGCCTCATGATCGCGATGCGCCGCGATCCCGAACTCGCCCGCACGGTGCGCGGACAGGTCGTCGACGACAAACGTGAGGTGTTCGGCGCGGTCATCGCCCGTGCCGTCGCGCGCGGCGACCTTCCGGCGACGGTCGACCACGCGCTGTTCGTGGAGATCAGCTCGGCGATGTTGTTCTCCCGCCTTTTCGTCACGGGTGAGCCACTCGACGACGCCTTTGTTCATCACCTCACCGACGACGTACTCCTTCCCCTCCTGGACCACCAGTCGGGCCGACGATAAGGATCCGCACATGTGGCAGACCATCGCCCTCAGTCTCATCGGCGGAGTGAGCGCCGGGAACGCCTTCCCTCATTTCGCGCGAGGCATCACCAAGAAGTCCTATCCGAACCTGCTGGGTAACGGGCCGGTGTCCAACCTGATCGCCGGATGGAGCGGGCTCGTCCTGGCCGCGCTGTTCCTTCACTGGGCGCACCCCGGCCGGCATCCCGGCTGGTCCTTCGGCGCCGCCGCCCTGGGCGTCCTGCTCATCGGCCTGTTCCACGCCGGCCCGGGGGCCTTCGGACGACGAGCCGCACCGGAGTAGGACACGCGGCCTGTCCAGGTGGGCTCTGACAGGCGTGGGTTGTCCAGAGACTTGAGCAAGCGATTGGGTGACCGCGTCATAATGTCAGGGTGACGACCACGGGCAAGGACAAGGGACCGCACCGAGCCGGTGCCCGCGCCGCTGGAGGCGCCCGGCGTCGCGGCAGAGGATCGACGGTGTTCGCCTCGGAGCGCCGTGAGCACCTGGTGCGCCTCGCGGCCGAGCTCTTCGCCGAAAAGGGCTACCAGGCCACGACGGTCCGCAACATCGCGGACGAGGCGGGCATCCTGTCGGGAAGTCTCTACCACCACTTCGACTCCAAGGAGTCGATCGTGGACGAGATCCTCTCCGCCTTCTTCGACGAGCTGACCGCCACCAACCAGGCCGCCCTCGAACGCGGCGGCGACCCGCGTACGATCCTGGCCGCGCTCGTGAGCAACTGCTTCGGCACGCTGGTACCCCACCGCGCCGCCATCATGGTCATGCAGAACGACTGGAACTACCTGCGGCAGTTCGACCGCTTCGACTACCTGACCCGGTCGGAGGAGAAGGCCGAGCGCATGTGGATGGGCCAGATCAGCAAGGGACAGGAGATCGGGCTGTTCCGCGACGACATCGACGCCCGGCTGACCTACCGGATGATCCGCGACACGATCTGGGTGGCCGTCCGGTGGTTCAGGCCGGGTGGCCGGCTCGACGCCCAGGGTCTCGCCGACCACTACATCAAGGTCCTCTTCGACGGCATCGCCGTGCACTGACTCAGCCGGCCGGCTCCTCCACCCGGCCGGGCAGCGGTGCCGTGGCCGCGGGCGGCTCGGCGACGGGCAGGATGCGGGCGAGCCAGCCGGGCAGCCACCAGTTGGCGCGGCCGAGCAGCTCCATGACGGCGGGCACGAGCACCATCCGCACGATCGTCGCGTCGATCAGCACCGCGACTCCCAGGCCAAGCCCGACCTGCTTGACGTCGATCTGACCGACGAGCAGGACCGACAGGAACACGCACACCATGATCGCGGCCGCCGCGGTGATGACACGTGCGGTACGCGCCAGGCCGCGGGTCACCGCCACCCGCGTCTCCGCGCCGAGGTCGTACTCCTCACGGATCCGGGAGATCAGGAAGACCTCGTAGTCGGTGGAGAGCCCGAACAGGATCGGGAACATGAACAGCGGCACCCACGCGGTCACCGGCATGCCGACCGGGAAGCCGAGCTGGCGCCCGAGCCAGCCCCACTGCACGATCGCGGTGAGCACGCCGTAGGCACTGGCGATGGACAGGAGGTTCATCACCGCCGCCTTCACCGCGATGGCGACCGAGCGGACGAACACGAGCAGCAGGAGCAGTGACAGGCCCACGACGACGGCGATCAGGTACGGCAGCCGCGAGGTCACCGAGTCGGAGAAGTCGATCGTGCCGGCGTTCGCGCCGCCGATCAGCACCTGCGCGTTCCCGGCCGCCCGTGGCACGACGGTGTCGCGTAGCCGGTGCACGAGCGCGGGTGTGGCGACGTCCTCCAGCCCGGTCTTCGGATAGGCGATGAACAGGGACGCGGCACCGTCCTGGCTGGTCCGCACCGGTGTCACGGACGCGACGCCGGGAGTGCGCCCGACCGCCGCCGCGACCGCGCTCGCGCCGTCGGCCGACGTCGAGACCCCGATCAGCGGCGCGTCGTAGCCGGGGCCGAAGCCGTCGGTGAGGATGCGGTGCGAGGTGTAGCTGCTGGTGTCGTGCGGCTGGGTGCTGGAGTCGTTGAAGCTCAACCGCATCGACAGGGCGGGGACGGCGAGCACGAGCAGGAGCACCCCGGCCGCGGTACCCGCGATGACCGGGCGCCGCTGGATCAGTCCGGCCCAGCGTTCTGACAGCGGCGCGCGTCCGGACCGGCGTGCCAGCAGCGGCAGCTTGAACCGGTCGATGCGCCGGCCGGTGAAGCCGAGCAGCGCGGGCAGCAGCGTGACCGCGGCGATCATGGTCATCAGCACGGTGACCGACGCCGCGACGGCGATCGAGCTGAGCAGCCGCTGCTGCATGACGAGCAGTCCAAGGAGCGCGAGGACCACGGTCGTCCCGGCGAACAGCACCGACCGGCCCGCGGTCACGATGGCCATGCCGGTGGCCTTTTCGGGATCGGCGCCGCCGTCGAGGGCCTCGCGATAGCGGGTGACGATGAACAGCGCGTAGTCGACGCCGACGCCGAGGCCGATGAGACCGGCCACGATGGGGCTGAACGACGGGGCGGGCAGCACGTGACCGAGGATCGAGATGCCGGCCAGCCCGGTGCCGATGCCGAAGATCGCGGTGACGATCGGCAGGCCCATCGCGAGCAGCGAGCCGAACGCGATCAGCAGCACGATCACGGCCGCGAGCAGGCCGATCCCCTCGGTCGGCCCGCCCCCGGGCGTCTCCGCGTCGGTGACCGTGGCGCCGCCGAGGGCGAGTGTCAGGCCGTTCCCGGACGCGTCGCGCACATCGGAGATCATCTTCACCACGCCGGCCTTCGGCACGTCGGCCGAGACCCGGTCGAGCTGGACCGGGGCGAACGCGGTATGCCGGTCGGGCGAGATCTGCTCCGGCGCCTGGTACGGCGAGGTCACGGAGGCGACGTGCGGGGCGTGGGCGAGCGCGGTGAGAACCCGCTCCACGCGAGGCCGGACGGCCGTGACGTCGCCGTCCGCGTGGATGGCCAGCGTGAGGGTGTCGCCGTTCTGCTGCGGGAAGTGCTCCTTGATCAGGTTCTGGGCACGTGCGGACTCGGTGTCGCCACCGGCGAAGCTGTTGTCGGCCGGAGCCGAAAAACCGAAGCCGACCGCCATCACGGCCACGGCGCCGACGATCCAGAACAGCAGGACCCGGCGGCGTCGGCGGTAACAGAATCGGGCCAGCCGTACGAGCGGGCCTTCGTGCACAGGAATCACCTCGAATAATTCGCGTGCCCAAAGAGTCCCGGTCGCGGCCCGCCGCGGGCGTCATGCTCGCGATGACACTTCGGCGGCCACGTACGCCGTGAGATGTATGCGGCGCCTACAGCGCGTACTGCACCGCGCGTCGTTCGGCGACGATCGGCGTGACGCACTCGTCGATGATCTTCCGGTGCGTCGGGTGGTCGCGGTAGACGAGGTACGCGTCACGGTCCGCGAAGTCGGCCACCACGGCGAAGTCGAAGTTGCCGTCGTTGACGCCGGCATCGCCGCCGATGGCGTAGGCACGAAGCTCGGGTATCACCCCGGGCAGCTCGTTGAGCCGGTCCTCGAGGGTCCTCTTCTGCTCCGCGGTCGCGTCCTCACGCCACTGGAACAGCGCTATGTGCCGGAACCCTGACATCGCTTCCTCCTCGCGTTCAATGCCTCTGGACGACCTTACGGAGTCCGTCGGACAGAGAAAGGGAGCGGCCGGTGACAACCTGACCGCTCCCTGTTTGCCAAGTCCTTCAGGACCAGGACACTCCGTCCATTACGCCTTCCTCTCCCCGCATGTCCTCAGTGACCCCGCTCCCCAGATGCGGTGATCTCCCACCGAGGCTAGAAGCTCGGCGGCCAACTTGAAATACGTCTTTTGACCTATTTTGACCCAAGCACTACGTGCATTTACTATTTCACTCACGGTCACGGACGCTCTTGGTCAGCCGTCACCCGCACGGATAGCCATCGGCACGGTTCCCGATAGCGTGATCACCTGTGAAGGTAGTGGATCTGCACCCCTGGCCGGCGACGGCCGAGGAGGCGACGGCGATCCAGGACACACTGCGTCCCCTCGCCGATCTGACCTCGCCGGGACCCCCGACCCTACGCACGGTGGCGGGCCTCGACGTGGCCTACGCCGATGACCGGCTGGCCGCCGCGGTGGTCGTGCTGGACGCGGACAGCCTCGACGTCGTCGAGGAGGCCACGGTCCTCGACCGGCCTGCCTTCCCCTACATCCCCGGGCTGTTCGCGTTCCGTGAGCTGCCTGCTCTGGTGGGGGCCCTGCGCGAGCTCACGGTCACCCCCGACCTCCTGGTCTGCGACGGTCACGGACTGGCGCACCCGAAGAGGTTCGGCCTCGCCTGCCATCTCGGCGTGCTGACCGGGCTGCCCGCGATCGGCGTCGGCAAGACCCGGCTCGTCGGCTCCTACGACGAGCCCGCCACCGACCGCGGCGCCTGGAGCGCGCTCAGCGACGGCGGCCAGGTCGTCGGGCGCGCGCTGCGCACGCAGACGGGCGTACGGCCGGTGTTCGTCTCGGTGGGACACCGTGCCGACCTGGAGGCGGCCTGCGCCCTGACGCTGCGGCTCGCGCCGCGCTACCGCCTGCCGGAGACCACCCGCCTGGCCGACCGCCTGTCCCGGCGGACCCTCACAGGTTGTTGAGGAAACGCCTGGCCAAGGGTCCGGCGGCCTTGGCACCGAACCCGCCTCCCTCGACGATGATGGCGAACGCCAGGTCCCCGTGGAAGCCGATGAACCACGCGTGCGTCGGCGGCTCCTTGCCGTTCTGGCCCCCGGCGTACTCGGCCGTGCCGGTCTTGCCCGCGGTGCCGGCCGGCAGGTGGACGTCCTTCGCGGTACCCGTCGTCACCACGGCGCGCATCATGTCGACGAGCTGGGAACGCAGGGTGGGGTCGAGCCGGCCCGCCTTGGCCTTCTGCGGGATCGGCGGGTCGGACACGAAGATCGGCGGGCGCCAGGTGCCACCGGCGACCGCCGCGGACACTCCGGCCATGTCGAGGGCGTTGGCGAGGTCACGTCCCTGCCCGAACCCGGAGACCGCCAGATCCGCGGTGTCCT
It encodes:
- a CDS encoding endonuclease V, giving the protein MKVVDLHPWPATAEEATAIQDTLRPLADLTSPGPPTLRTVAGLDVAYADDRLAAAVVVLDADSLDVVEEATVLDRPAFPYIPGLFAFRELPALVGALRELTVTPDLLVCDGHGLAHPKRFGLACHLGVLTGLPAIGVGKTRLVGSYDEPATDRGAWSALSDGGQVVGRALRTQTGVRPVFVSVGHRADLEAACALTLRLAPRYRLPETTRLADRLSRRTLTGC
- a CDS encoding Dabb family protein yields the protein MSGFRHIALFQWREDATAEQKRTLEDRLNELPGVIPELRAYAIGGDAGVNDGNFDFAVVADFADRDAYLVYRDHPTHRKIIDECVTPIVAERRAVQYAL
- a CDS encoding TetR/AcrR family transcriptional regulator; the encoded protein is MTPTTTRGRGEEREDAILLATLALLAEVGYDQVTMDAVAKRAGASKATIYRRWQGKAELVVTAVKRHAGSPVMTPPDTGNLRQDLLAVLGVMRSSLTGQDAALILGLMIAMRRDPELARTVRGQVVDDKREVFGAVIARAVARGDLPATVDHALFVEISSAMLFSRLFVTGEPLDDAFVHHLTDDVLLPLLDHQSGRR
- a CDS encoding TIGR03668 family PPOX class F420-dependent oxidoreductase gives rise to the protein MRLTEEAARERLTSATVLRLASTDAAGRPHLVVVTFAIEGDHIFTAVDAKPKRTRDLKRLRNIRADPRVAVLADHYEDDWTHLWWVRADATAEIIEDPAAMARPISLLRERYRQYRETPPEGPVIALTVERWTGWAYEG
- a CDS encoding HAD family hydrolase, which translates into the protein MPRAIVFDLFGVIASTQKPEDVARIELIAGVDAGPFWEAYWALRKPYDAGQSATDYWAAVAGRLDVRFDDATVRRLVEADMDSWTNMDPAMVELVGELAAGGRTLGLLSNIVADLVPIFEARHGAWLAHFKVLAYSCETGVAKPDREAYEIVAGRLGVEPQDCLFIDDNEANVLAAREAGMRAEVFRDPGQVRALLAV
- a CDS encoding TetR/AcrR family transcriptional regulator, whose amino-acid sequence is MTTTGKDKGPHRAGARAAGGARRRGRGSTVFASERREHLVRLAAELFAEKGYQATTVRNIADEAGILSGSLYHHFDSKESIVDEILSAFFDELTATNQAALERGGDPRTILAALVSNCFGTLVPHRAAIMVMQNDWNYLRQFDRFDYLTRSEEKAERMWMGQISKGQEIGLFRDDIDARLTYRMIRDTIWVAVRWFRPGGRLDAQGLADHYIKVLFDGIAVH
- a CDS encoding MMPL family transporter, which encodes MHEGPLVRLARFCYRRRRRVLLFWIVGAVAVMAVGFGFSAPADNSFAGGDTESARAQNLIKEHFPQQNGDTLTLAIHADGDVTAVRPRVERVLTALAHAPHVASVTSPYQAPEQISPDRHTAFAPVQLDRVSADVPKAGVVKMISDVRDASGNGLTLALGGATVTDAETPGGGPTEGIGLLAAVIVLLIAFGSLLAMGLPIVTAIFGIGTGLAGISILGHVLPAPSFSPIVAGLIGLGVGVDYALFIVTRYREALDGGADPEKATGMAIVTAGRSVLFAGTTVVLALLGLLVMQQRLLSSIAVAASVTVLMTMIAAVTLLPALLGFTGRRIDRFKLPLLARRSGRAPLSERWAGLIQRRPVIAGTAAGVLLLVLAVPALSMRLSFNDSSTQPHDTSSYTSHRILTDGFGPGYDAPLIGVSTSADGASAVAAAVGRTPGVASVTPVRTSQDGAASLFIAYPKTGLEDVATPALVHRLRDTVVPRAAGNAQVLIGGANAGTIDFSDSVTSRLPYLIAVVVGLSLLLLLVFVRSVAIAVKAAVMNLLSIASAYGVLTAIVQWGWLGRQLGFPVGMPVTAWVPLFMFPILFGLSTDYEVFLISRIREEYDLGAETRVAVTRGLARTARVITAAAAIMVCVFLSVLLVGQIDVKQVGLGLGVAVLIDATIVRMVLVPAVMELLGRANWWLPGWLARILPVAEPPAATAPLPGRVEEPAG
- a CDS encoding ABC transporter substrate-binding protein; the encoded protein is MRVIRHRGRIALAMMLSATLAAATACAGDDTKSDGGADQKITLNVDDFGTFGYQDLYKQYEAQHPNIKINERNVPKLDDYTPRLQQWIAAGAGAGDVVAIEEGIMVKFKSQPDKFVDLKKYGASSLQGNFIPWKWEGGMSPDGSKLIGLGTDVGSIGLCYRSDLFKKAGLPTDRDAVTKLWPTWDDFIATGKKFTGKVGGDTKFIDSPETYYNTILMQEAGKGSNQTYFDQSNKFVMESNPAVKAAWDETVKMSQAGLANGVQFLSDQWSQALKKDAFATAPCPAWMLGLIKEFGGSGQSGKWDVAGIPGGGGSWGGSWLAVPSQSKHPKEAADLAKFLTSPQGQIGAFKAANNLPSSPQALNDAAVKAFSNPYFNNAPVGKIYGPAATSLKPVYLGADNQEVRQAVEADIRAIAQGKLSPGSGWSKAVSDAKKASGTG